From the Microplitis mediator isolate UGA2020A chromosome 6, iyMicMedi2.1, whole genome shotgun sequence genome, one window contains:
- the LOC130669928 gene encoding BTB/POZ domain-containing protein 6-B-like isoform X2, translating to MGLPCDWQISKQKISQRGRYLLESGQWSDCKFIVGQEPQQQILEGHKLFLAMSSPVFEAMFYGSMAEKSDPIPIRDVQPEAFKTLLEYIYTDKVDLGSFELACELCYCAKKYMLPYLVEECTKYLWSDLSPNKACRAYEFAKLFEEPVLMDKCLQIICTKTNEILNEPSWDEVELSTIITIFEQDELQIDSEIELFVAIERWAKAECNRKSLNPSDAKSSRSVIGNVLSKIRFLTLTPQQFAEVPGRSNLLSRDEAFAILMNVSSSGSNIPMPEGFSTNPLHRIKPRRPSGLHSGRSQKYNGVIGRHVSPSNSSNHWQIYPSTSFSHSTLIANPDTDRTDNDSSWLSYPTNVEFNGRKELGSSTSNDNLPTVLVEGGIRDGPKYYCLRSMGQQAEYLNPGVMDCSVTFSVDKNICVIGVQVPTQVACEANQMMRSADGTYTEILYAHLLDSDGSRLTYTHFTTKATTGTLVEIGFNRPVYIQKNKIYRVGVVFNKPGWYPIGDCVQRMTCDTVFFSFGVGNSTDSVRDGLIRSIVFTYHQ from the exons ATGGGCCTACCGTGTGATTGGCAAatatcaaaacaaaaaatttctcaaagaGGACGTTATTTATTGGAGTCTGGACAATGGTCAGACTGTAAATTTATTGTGGGTCAAGAACCGCAACAACAAATCCTTGAGggccataaattatttttagcgaTGTCTAGTCCTGTATTTGAAGCTATGTTTTACGGTAGTATGGCAGAAAAATCAGATCCAATTCCTATTCGTGATGTACAGCCAGAAGCATTTAAAACACTAttagaatatatttatacgGATAAAGTTGACTTAGGATCATTTGAATTAGCTTGTGAACTTTGTTATTGTGCCAAAAAATACATGTTACCGTATTTAGTCGAAGAATGcacaaaatatttatggtCTGATTTATCACCAAATAAAGCATGTAGGGCTTATGAATTTgctaaattatttgaagaacCAGTATTAATGGATAAATgcttacaaataatttgtaCAAAAacgaatgaaattttaaacgaACCAAGTTGGGATGAAGTTGAACTTAGTACAATTATTACGATATTTGAACAGGACGAACTACAAATTGATTcggaaattgaattatttgttgCTATTGAACGATGGGCTAAAGCTGAATGTAATCGTAAATCATTAAATCCATCTGATGCTAAATCTTCAAGATCAGTTATTGGTAACGTATTATCTAAAATACGATTTTTAACTCTTACTCCACAACAATTTGCTGAAGTTCCTGGAAGATCAAATCTTTTATCTCGTGATGAAGCATTTGCAATACTTATGAATGTATCATCCAGCGGAAGTAATATTCCTATGCCTGAAGGATTTTCTACTAATCCATTACATCGAATTAAGCCTCGAAGGCCATCAGGACTTCATAGTGGACGAAGTCag AAATACAATGGAGTAATAGGTCGACACGTTAGTCCATCAAATTCATCAAACCACTGGCAAATTTATCCGTCTACATCATTTAGTCATTCAACTTTAATTGCTAATCCAGATACTGATCGTACTGACAATGACAGTTCGTGGTTATCGTATCCTACAAATGTTGAATTTAATGGAAGAAAAGAACTTGGTAGTTCAACTTCTAACGATAATCTTCCTACAGTACTGGTTGAAGGTGGAATCCGAGATGGTCCTAAATATTATTGCCTACGATCAATGGGACAACAAGCAGAATATTTAAATCCTGGAGTAATGGATTGCTCTGTAACATTTagtgttgataaaaatatttgtgttattGGTGTCCAAGTTCCTACGCAAGTTGCTTGTGAA gcTAATCAAATGATGCGTTCTGCTGATGGAACTTATACGGAAATTTTATATGCTCATCTACTTGATTCTGATGGTTCTCGATTAACTTATACACATTTTACAACAAAAGCTACTACTGGTACACTGGTAGAAATTGGTTTTAACAGACctgtttatattcaaaaaaataag ATTTATCGTGTTGGAGTTGTCTTTAATAAGCCTGGATGGTACCCAATAGGAGATTGTGTTCAAAGAATGACATGTGATactgtatttttttcgtttggCGTCGGCAACAGTACAGATAGCGTCAGAGATGGTTTAATTCGATCAATTGTTTTTActtatcatcaataa
- the LOC130669928 gene encoding BTB/POZ domain-containing protein 6-B-like isoform X1 has product MGLPCDWQISKQKISQRGRYLLESGQWSDCKFIVGQEPQQQILEGHKLFLAMSSPVFEAMFYGSMAEKSDPIPIRDVQPEAFKTLLEYIYTDKVDLGSFELACELCYCAKKYMLPYLVEECTKYLWSDLSPNKACRAYEFAKLFEEPVLMDKCLQIICTKTNEILNEPSWDEVELSTIITIFEQDELQIDSEIELFVAIERWAKAECNRKSLNPSDAKSSRSVIGNVLSKIRFLTLTPQQFAEVPGRSNLLSRDEAFAILMNVSSSGSNIPMPEGFSTNPLHRIKPRRPSGLHSGRSQKYNGVIGRHVSPSNSSNHWQIYPSTSFSHSTLIANPDTDRTDNDSSWLSYPTNVEFNGRKELGSSTSNDNLPTVLVEGGIRDGPKYYCLRSMGQQAEYLNPGVMDCSVTFSVDKNICVIGVQVPTQVACEVNANQMMRSADGTYTEILYAHLLDSDGSRLTYTHFTTKATTGTLVEIGFNRPVYIQKNKIYRVGVVFNKPGWYPIGDCVQRMTCDTVFFSFGVGNSTDSVRDGLIRSIVFTYHQ; this is encoded by the exons ATGGGCCTACCGTGTGATTGGCAAatatcaaaacaaaaaatttctcaaagaGGACGTTATTTATTGGAGTCTGGACAATGGTCAGACTGTAAATTTATTGTGGGTCAAGAACCGCAACAACAAATCCTTGAGggccataaattatttttagcgaTGTCTAGTCCTGTATTTGAAGCTATGTTTTACGGTAGTATGGCAGAAAAATCAGATCCAATTCCTATTCGTGATGTACAGCCAGAAGCATTTAAAACACTAttagaatatatttatacgGATAAAGTTGACTTAGGATCATTTGAATTAGCTTGTGAACTTTGTTATTGTGCCAAAAAATACATGTTACCGTATTTAGTCGAAGAATGcacaaaatatttatggtCTGATTTATCACCAAATAAAGCATGTAGGGCTTATGAATTTgctaaattatttgaagaacCAGTATTAATGGATAAATgcttacaaataatttgtaCAAAAacgaatgaaattttaaacgaACCAAGTTGGGATGAAGTTGAACTTAGTACAATTATTACGATATTTGAACAGGACGAACTACAAATTGATTcggaaattgaattatttgttgCTATTGAACGATGGGCTAAAGCTGAATGTAATCGTAAATCATTAAATCCATCTGATGCTAAATCTTCAAGATCAGTTATTGGTAACGTATTATCTAAAATACGATTTTTAACTCTTACTCCACAACAATTTGCTGAAGTTCCTGGAAGATCAAATCTTTTATCTCGTGATGAAGCATTTGCAATACTTATGAATGTATCATCCAGCGGAAGTAATATTCCTATGCCTGAAGGATTTTCTACTAATCCATTACATCGAATTAAGCCTCGAAGGCCATCAGGACTTCATAGTGGACGAAGTCag AAATACAATGGAGTAATAGGTCGACACGTTAGTCCATCAAATTCATCAAACCACTGGCAAATTTATCCGTCTACATCATTTAGTCATTCAACTTTAATTGCTAATCCAGATACTGATCGTACTGACAATGACAGTTCGTGGTTATCGTATCCTACAAATGTTGAATTTAATGGAAGAAAAGAACTTGGTAGTTCAACTTCTAACGATAATCTTCCTACAGTACTGGTTGAAGGTGGAATCCGAGATGGTCCTAAATATTATTGCCTACGATCAATGGGACAACAAGCAGAATATTTAAATCCTGGAGTAATGGATTGCTCTGTAACATTTagtgttgataaaaatatttgtgttattGGTGTCCAAGTTCCTACGCAAGTTGCTTGTGAAGTAAAT gcTAATCAAATGATGCGTTCTGCTGATGGAACTTATACGGAAATTTTATATGCTCATCTACTTGATTCTGATGGTTCTCGATTAACTTATACACATTTTACAACAAAAGCTACTACTGGTACACTGGTAGAAATTGGTTTTAACAGACctgtttatattcaaaaaaataag ATTTATCGTGTTGGAGTTGTCTTTAATAAGCCTGGATGGTACCCAATAGGAGATTGTGTTCAAAGAATGACATGTGATactgtatttttttcgtttggCGTCGGCAACAGTACAGATAGCGTCAGAGATGGTTTAATTCGATCAATTGTTTTTActtatcatcaataa